The region CTGCGCACCCTGTGGCGCCTCCGGGAGGCCGACCGCGCCCCCCAGGTTGTCGTCGCCTCCGTGCGGGCCCTGGTCCAGCGGCTCGGCCCCCACGTGGAGGAGTTCGAGCCCGTCACCATCACCCCCGGCACCCGCGTCGACCGCGACGAGCTGGTGGCGGAGCTGGTGGCGGCCGGTTACCGCCGTGAGGAGATGGTCGAGCACCGCGGCGAGGTCGCCGTCCGGGGCTCCATCGTCGACGTGTTCCCCTCCACCGCCGACCGCCCCGTGCGCGTCGACCTGTGGGGCGACGAGGTCGACCGCCTCGCCGAGTTCTCCGTCGCCGACCAGCGCTCCACCGACGACCTGCCCGAGGTGGTCATCTTCCCCTGCCGCGAGCTGCTCCCCACCCCCGAGGTGCGCGAGCGGGCCGAGCGGCTCGTCGGCCTCGAGCCCTGGGGTCGGGAGCAGTGGGAGCGCCTGGCCCAGGGCCTGCACTTCGACGGCATGGAGTCGTGGCTGCCCTGGCTCACACGCGACGAGCACGTTCTGTTCGACGTGATCGGCGACGACGCCCAGATCCTGCTGGCCGAGCCCCGCCGCATGCGCGACCGCGCCGCCGACCTCCTGGCCGAGGAGGCCGACCTCGCCCGGACCCTCGCCGTCACCTGGGGCGCCACCGACGAGAAGGCGTTCCCCCAGCTCCACCTGGAGTTCGACCGCCTGCTGGCCCACACCAAGGCCCCCGCCTGGCACCTGCTCGACGTGCCCGACGGCCCCGACACGCCCGCGGTGGCGGCATCCGGCTGGGACCCGGTCGTCGGCGACGGCTCCGGGCTCCTCCAGCGGCTCGCCAAGCTGCAGGGCGAGGGCTACCGCATCGTCGTCGGCGCCGACGGCGAGGGATCGGCCACCCGGGTCCGCGAGCTCCTGGCCGGCGAGGGCGTGAACGCCGAGGTCGTGGTCCAGCCCCTGGAGCGGGGCTGCGTCATCCGGTCGGTGAAGCTCGCCGTCCTCGCCGAGCCCGACCTCACCGGCCGCCGCCGCGCCCACCGGGCCGCCCGCCCCCGCAAGCGCGACGCCGAGGGCTTCTTCGACGACCTCAAGCCCGGCGACTACGTCGTCCACCACCAGCACGGCGTCGCCCGCTACGGCGGCATGGTCAAGCGTGCCATCGGTGGCGTCGACCGTGACTACCTGCTGCTCGAGTACAAGGGCGACGACAAGCTCTACGTCCCCTCCGACCAGATCGACGCCGTCCGCCACTACACCGGCGGCGAGAGCCCGTCGCTGAGCCGTCTGGGCGGTGACGGCTGGCAGCGCACCAAGGCCAAGGTGCGGGCCGCGGTGTCGGAGATCGCCCAGGAGCTGGTGGTCCTCTACCAGACCCGCACCCAGGCCGAGGGCCACGCCTTCCCGCCCGACACGCCCTGGCAGACCGAGCTGGAGGAGGCGTTCCCGTACCAGGAGACGCCCGACCAGGCGAAGGCCATCGTCGAGGTGAAGCAGGACATGGAGGAGCCGTCGCCCATGGACCGCCTCGTGTGCGGCGACGTGGGCTTCGGCAAGACCGAGGTGGCCATCCGGGCGGCGTTCAAGGCCATCCAGGACGGCACGCAGGTGGCGGTCCTCGTGCCGACCACGCTCCTGGCCCAGCAGCACTTCCAGACCTTCAGCGACCGCTTCGCCGGCTACCCCGTGCGCGTCGAGGTGCTGAGCCGGTTCCTCACCTCCAAGCAGGCCCGCAAGGTGGCCGAGGGGGTGCAGAGCGGCGAGGTCGACCTGGTGGTCGGCACGCACCGGCTGCTGTCGCAGGACGTCACCTTCAAGAACCTGGGCCTGCTGGTGGTCGACGAGGAGCAGCGCTTCGGGGTGAGCCACA is a window of Acidimicrobiales bacterium DNA encoding:
- the mfd gene encoding transcription-repair coupling factor; its protein translation is MARSVASPGPLHDVADRLRDEPALAQVLGRSTATVAVPDAARALVTAGLTRLSSRRPVVLAVPTSTEAERVTRDLGAYLGDDAVELFPAWETLPFERVSPGVETMGRRLRTLWRLREADRAPQVVVASVRALVQRLGPHVEEFEPVTITPGTRVDRDELVAELVAAGYRREEMVEHRGEVAVRGSIVDVFPSTADRPVRVDLWGDEVDRLAEFSVADQRSTDDLPEVVIFPCRELLPTPEVRERAERLVGLEPWGREQWERLAQGLHFDGMESWLPWLTRDEHVLFDVIGDDAQILLAEPRRMRDRAADLLAEEADLARTLAVTWGATDEKAFPQLHLEFDRLLAHTKAPAWHLLDVPDGPDTPAVAASGWDPVVGDGSGLLQRLAKLQGEGYRIVVGADGEGSATRVRELLAGEGVNAEVVVQPLERGCVIRSVKLAVLAEPDLTGRRRAHRAARPRKRDAEGFFDDLKPGDYVVHHQHGVARYGGMVKRAIGGVDRDYLLLEYKGDDKLYVPSDQIDAVRHYTGGESPSLSRLGGDGWQRTKAKVRAAVSEIAQELVVLYQTRTQAEGHAFPPDTPWQTELEEAFPYQETPDQAKAIVEVKQDMEEPSPMDRLVCGDVGFGKTEVAIRAAFKAIQDGTQVAVLVPTTLLAQQHFQTFSDRFAGYPVRVEVLSRFLTSKQARKVAEGVQSGEVDLVVGTHRLLSQDVTFKNLGLLVVDEEQRFGVSHKEQIKRWKTGVDVLTLSATPIPRTLEMSLTGIRDLTLLNTPPAERQPILTYVGEYDERAVAEAIRRELLREGQVFFVHNRVQDIAHVAARIKDLVPEARVAVAHGQMDEGSLEKVVLDFWEGSHDVLVCTTIIESGIDMPTVNTLVVDRADMLGLGQLHQLRGRVGRAGQRAYAYLFHPRDRVLTEEAYERLKTIGESTELGSGFRIAMRDLEIRGAGNLLGTGQSGHVAAVGYDLYCQMVSEVVAELKGEEVREPAEIKLDLPLDANLPRDYVAKEELRLEAYRRLATVTTEQQVEDVKAEWVDRYGPVPDAAEALLDVARLRAECFRVGLREVNVVRTTGFGAPTWTARLSPVKLKVSQEIRLKRLVPKAVYKADVAQLVLPVKGGRGVATELVNLLATLIPEAVAA